A window of the Synechococcus sp. JA-3-3Ab genome harbors these coding sequences:
- a CDS encoding nucleotidyltransferase family protein, with protein sequence MALFGSTARGEDQAGSDIDILVKFIGKVDSKRYFNLLFYLEDKLGCPLDLVADKALRPKLRPLMKKEAIYVP encoded by the coding sequence CTGGCCCTGTTTGGCTCAACTGCTCGTGGCGAGGATCAAGCCGGCAGCGACATCGATATCCTAGTTAAATTCATTGGTAAAGTCGACTCCAAGCGTTACTTCAATCTGCTCTTCTACTTGGAAGACAAACTTGGATGCCCCCTCGACCTTGTGGCCGACAAGGCTCTACGCCCCAAACTCCGTCCACTGATGAAAAAAGAAGCAATCTATGTTCCGTGA
- a CDS encoding Mo-dependent nitrogenase C-terminal domain-containing protein produces MTVTYLKSAACLRNWLQAPLQPIRAAIDSIEVQDPRLAHFLCRWIPARCPFERDVVLFGHKLMHIPPMCKLNPFYDQVVGLRFRALSFLAEQGEDISRYL; encoded by the coding sequence ATGACTGTCACATATCTTAAGTCTGCGGCTTGCCTGCGCAACTGGCTGCAGGCGCCCTTGCAACCGATTCGAGCGGCAATTGACAGCATTGAAGTTCAGGATCCCCGCTTGGCCCACTTTTTGTGTCGGTGGATCCCGGCCCGCTGTCCTTTCGAGCGAGATGTGGTGTTGTTTGGCCACAAACTGATGCACATTCCACCGATGTGCAAGCTCAACCCCTTCTACGATCAAGTAGTAGGGCTGCGCTTCCGGGCTTTGTCGTTTTTGGCAGAACAGGGAGAAGACATCAGCCGCTACCTCTAG
- a CDS encoding peroxiredoxin → MVIEEGGRSWRWLGLVGLFTALLVSWAGVQPALAQWGTTPLPQIGAPAPEFELPDQSGQVRRLADFRGKWVVLYFYPRDFTAGCTIEARRFQQDLPKFRTLGAEIVGVSADSVDSHRRFCSAEGLQFPLLSDPEGTVSRAYGSWTGEMALRNTFLIDPEGILRAIDPIVNPSRHSAEVLAQLQELAQAG, encoded by the coding sequence GTGGTTATCGAGGAAGGGGGCAGGAGCTGGCGCTGGTTGGGCCTTGTGGGGTTGTTTACGGCTTTGCTGGTGAGCTGGGCAGGGGTTCAGCCCGCTTTGGCCCAGTGGGGCACCACCCCCCTGCCGCAGATCGGGGCGCCGGCGCCGGAATTTGAGCTGCCGGATCAGTCGGGCCAGGTGCGGCGGCTGGCGGATTTTCGCGGCAAGTGGGTGGTGCTCTACTTCTATCCCCGCGACTTCACTGCCGGGTGTACCATCGAGGCGCGCCGCTTCCAGCAGGATCTGCCCAAGTTTCGGACGCTGGGAGCGGAGATTGTGGGCGTGAGCGCCGACTCGGTGGACTCGCACCGACGGTTTTGCTCGGCAGAGGGGCTGCAATTTCCTCTGCTTTCGGATCCTGAGGGCACGGTTAGCCGCGCCTACGGCTCCTGGACGGGGGAGATGGCCCTGCGCAACACTTTTTTGATCGATCCTGAGGGGATCCTGCGGGCCATCGACCCGATTGTCAACCCCTCTCGGCACAGTGCCGAGGTCTTGGCCCAACTGCAAGAGCTCGCCCAGGCTGGCTAG
- a CDS encoding precorrin-2 C(20)-methyltransferase, with the protein MGLGTFWGISAGAGDPEWLTLKAARILGAVRWVACPQNAAGQPGLAYQIVRPWLRPEQTLLPLHLPFVTQVELLQAAWQAAAEQLAPPLERGEDVAFVCEGDVGLYSTFAYLSQALRQRIPDLPIQAIPGVCSPLAAAAALGSPLALGSEKLAILPALFALTELEKACTWADVVVLMKVAPVYPQVWQWLAARGWLQQASLVAWAGWPQQALFPTLEGLADYRPPYFSLLILRSRPRN; encoded by the coding sequence ATGGGCCTGGGGACTTTTTGGGGCATTAGCGCCGGGGCCGGGGATCCCGAGTGGCTCACCCTCAAAGCAGCCCGCATCCTCGGCGCCGTCAGGTGGGTGGCCTGCCCCCAGAACGCCGCCGGCCAGCCGGGCCTAGCTTACCAAATCGTGCGCCCTTGGCTGCGACCGGAACAAACCCTGTTGCCGCTGCATCTGCCCTTTGTTACCCAAGTCGAGCTGCTGCAGGCGGCCTGGCAAGCGGCTGCCGAGCAACTGGCCCCGCCTCTGGAGCGGGGAGAAGATGTGGCCTTTGTCTGCGAAGGGGATGTGGGCCTCTACAGCACCTTTGCCTACCTGTCCCAAGCCCTGCGGCAGCGGATCCCCGACTTGCCCATCCAGGCCATACCGGGGGTGTGCTCTCCTCTTGCCGCCGCTGCCGCTCTGGGATCCCCTTTGGCGCTCGGCTCCGAGAAATTGGCGATTTTGCCTGCTCTTTTTGCCCTGACGGAGCTGGAGAAGGCCTGCACCTGGGCCGACGTGGTTGTGCTGATGAAAGTGGCCCCCGTCTATCCTCAGGTTTGGCAGTGGCTAGCGGCAAGAGGTTGGCTACAGCAGGCCAGCTTGGTGGCTTGGGCCGGTTGGCCCCAGCAAGCTCTCTTCCCCACCCTAGAAGGATTGGCCGACTATCGCCCCCCCTACTTTTCCCTGCTGATCCTGCGCTCTCGGCCCCGGAATTGA
- a CDS encoding nucleotidyltransferase family protein, which translates to MRKQQVLQLLGEQFAEIQKQFGVRRLALFGSTARGEDQAGSDIDILVEFIGKADSKRYFGLLFYLEDKLGCPLDLVTDKALRPELRPLIEKEAIYVP; encoded by the coding sequence ATGAGGAAACAACAAGTATTGCAATTGCTCGGCGAGCAATTTGCCGAGATTCAAAAGCAATTTGGTGTGCGGCGACTGGCCCTGTTTGGCTCAACTGCTCGTGGCGAGGATCAAGCCGGCAGCGACATCGATATCCTAGTTGAATTTATTGGTAAAGCCGACTCCAAGCGTTACTTCGGTCTGCTCTTCTACTTGGAAGACAAACTTGGATGCCCCCTAGACCTTGTGACCGACAAGGCTCTACGCCCCGAACTTCGTCCATTGATAGAAAAAGAAGCAATCTATGTCCCGTGA
- a CDS encoding translocation/assembly module TamB domain-containing protein, with translation MFPKEAGLRARQGFSSGVVGIPEGRALGEDRQEQEGQRRRFSLPPGTWMVAGLGLGLTAAAFGAAWGIGAYFQDRVLPQVEATLSQAMRRQVELGEVRFVAPWQVRLGESHIEHLASIGSIDLSPDFWTWLQTGEWVLNITLNQPQLLLMETLDRGWADVQFQLPEGEGSLPLQGLNIRLQGGSLTAIPLVGERRRFEQLQGQAQVWLSAPPGEEGGGRASFQLSAALRSLEGEGGYPLQLRGVADFAQASGSVTLAARRLPLELLPSVLPAAPLTEVEGEASLDLQVLWGGERPWELTGQAQVQQARLGLERLPHPFEEVKGSVRFTLEELELQGVSGRFGQLAFEDLNGSIVFGDKEGLDLQAAIAPASLQQIQETFNVELPAEGVVAGSLRVTGPLNGPQIQGQLRGISPGRVDRLPVPEYAFGFRLADQTLAFEEIDLKAAGGRIQGSGQLQWAAGLAGRFDLQVTGADVEQVLALYDLNLPRRGELGPVSAQVQVALAGSRPQVEATWTTQGGEIAGRGQLQILPEAEGWAVQVPQAVLELGGGRAQVAGRWAGGQVQAQVAPQDLPLAFFNPQWPGSLSGELMAQVDTGEAAEVGFLAALRAQGSLALSQPLGERGVQWVDGIRGQVAWEGSGLRIQQAEILADTARLARVEGEIPVDPQTLQVGSLDLSFAADGIPLAEVPGLPPLLQGVLQGSGQIRGSPDNLQVAGEAQLRGLQVGEVAFADLAGPFSWSAQGTAVELVGARERLALQLDPQFRPVQFQVRRGEAEVRGQRQQDELQVTASQLPLALLGGLAAGPWAGLGGTLNGEVALDLASGAARGRAAVEGLRLGDLAVQGLSVDFDYRPSDDSRPARLTLAQAQLELFESLYTASGTLELPATSLQAALDPTSEVPIPQIDLQISTRQGRLEDIVSTFKWREWSDITSRGFRLPPLGPAAVLETEPVGLPGYPLLQQLEYYAQILAAHLGALASRMDPRIPPPTSLQGEFQASVSLVGNLNRPSVSFQLEGQNWQAQEFSIESLTASGSLVEGAVVLQPLLLRSGERQALFSGKVGLEEQSGSLQIQAFPLALLDRFLPDELELQGDLNLDVELAGNLRDPRARGSLTVVNAQINQVPLREVGGQFDYNQGQLRLEGALLANGDEPIRLSGLVPYTLPFAEVRAASDQIDLTLQAENGGLRLINLLTDQVRWEGGQSQLELAIRGSLREPSLQGNLSLSSGILKLAALPEPITDLTGQIFFNLNQLEVRELQGQLGGGSLLANGFLPVNSRGALQMDETSPPLTLQLQGIQLTLPNLYTGRLQGEVVVGGLLLRPLLEGRLEVSQGIVDASPRPEKGEAAAAPADSTQADPFWQPRLNGLELVLGPGIRVQRPNLFEFHASGSLRLFGTPQDLRPAGTIALERGRVSLPIANFRLDRSRPNTATFDLDNPFDPFLNLRLVTQAFEVYRFPQDLSPFDTNRNLPGSQQSIEIFANVNGRASQLAAADPRNGVLTLSSSPSRSPQEIVALLGGTALAQLNPEAGVAGLAGTALLNDVLETLRDTLGLDEVRLSPVPQVDTRAPRRSSVGLALEVARDLGPATSISVQRNLTDPFQPTRYSARYRLNDQTLTRATTDLEGNNVLSLEFETRF, from the coding sequence ATGTTCCCCAAGGAGGCCGGCCTGCGGGCCAGACAGGGCTTCTCAAGTGGGGTGGTTGGGATCCCTGAGGGGCGAGCGTTGGGAGAGGATCGGCAGGAGCAAGAGGGGCAGCGGCGACGCTTTTCCCTTCCCCCCGGCACCTGGATGGTGGCGGGGCTGGGTTTGGGCTTGACGGCTGCCGCTTTTGGGGCTGCCTGGGGAATCGGGGCCTACTTTCAAGATCGGGTGCTGCCCCAGGTGGAAGCTACCCTCTCGCAGGCGATGCGCCGGCAGGTGGAATTGGGGGAGGTAAGGTTTGTAGCCCCTTGGCAGGTGAGGCTAGGGGAAAGCCACATCGAACATCTGGCCAGCATCGGCTCCATCGACCTCAGCCCCGACTTCTGGACCTGGCTGCAGACGGGGGAGTGGGTGCTCAATATTACCCTGAATCAGCCGCAACTGCTGCTGATGGAGACGCTGGATCGCGGCTGGGCAGACGTGCAGTTTCAACTGCCAGAAGGCGAGGGATCCCTGCCCTTGCAGGGGCTGAACATCCGTTTGCAGGGGGGATCCCTGACGGCTATTCCCTTAGTGGGAGAGCGGCGCCGGTTTGAGCAGTTGCAGGGCCAGGCGCAGGTGTGGCTGAGTGCCCCGCCGGGGGAGGAGGGAGGGGGTCGGGCCAGTTTCCAGCTCTCGGCGGCGCTGCGCTCTCTGGAGGGGGAAGGGGGCTACCCCCTGCAGCTCCGGGGGGTGGCGGATTTCGCCCAGGCTTCTGGCTCGGTGACGCTGGCCGCTCGGCGCCTGCCTTTGGAGCTGCTGCCCAGCGTCTTGCCGGCGGCGCCCTTGACTGAGGTGGAAGGGGAAGCCAGTCTGGATCTGCAAGTCCTCTGGGGAGGAGAACGCCCTTGGGAGTTGACGGGGCAAGCCCAGGTTCAGCAGGCGCGGCTGGGGCTGGAGAGGTTGCCCCATCCTTTTGAAGAGGTGAAGGGCTCCGTTCGCTTTACCCTAGAGGAGCTGGAACTGCAGGGGGTGAGCGGTCGTTTTGGCCAGCTTGCTTTTGAAGATCTCAACGGCTCCATTGTCTTCGGCGACAAGGAGGGATTGGATCTGCAAGCCGCTATTGCCCCGGCCAGCCTGCAGCAGATCCAGGAGACTTTCAACGTTGAGCTGCCGGCGGAAGGGGTGGTGGCGGGATCCCTGAGGGTCACCGGGCCGCTGAATGGGCCGCAGATCCAAGGGCAGTTGCGAGGGATCTCGCCGGGGCGGGTGGATCGCCTGCCGGTGCCGGAATATGCTTTTGGCTTCCGCTTGGCCGATCAAACCTTGGCCTTTGAGGAAATCGACCTGAAGGCCGCCGGCGGGCGGATCCAGGGATCCGGACAACTGCAATGGGCTGCCGGCTTAGCAGGCCGGTTCGATCTCCAGGTCACTGGGGCCGATGTAGAGCAGGTGCTGGCTCTCTACGACCTCAACCTGCCGCGGCGGGGCGAGCTGGGGCCGGTAAGTGCCCAGGTGCAGGTGGCGCTGGCGGGATCCCGGCCCCAGGTGGAGGCCACCTGGACAACCCAAGGAGGAGAGATTGCCGGCAGAGGACAGCTGCAGATCTTGCCCGAGGCCGAGGGGTGGGCGGTACAGGTGCCGCAGGCGGTGTTGGAGCTGGGCGGGGGCCGGGCCCAGGTGGCGGGGCGGTGGGCGGGAGGGCAAGTCCAAGCCCAAGTGGCTCCCCAGGATCTGCCGCTGGCCTTTTTTAACCCGCAGTGGCCGGGATCCCTCTCTGGTGAGCTGATGGCGCAGGTGGACACAGGGGAGGCGGCGGAGGTGGGTTTCCTGGCGGCGTTGCGGGCGCAAGGGTCGCTAGCCCTGTCCCAGCCTTTGGGAGAGAGGGGAGTGCAATGGGTTGACGGCATCCGCGGCCAGGTAGCTTGGGAAGGATCTGGCTTGCGTATCCAGCAGGCAGAGATCTTGGCCGACACCGCCCGCTTGGCCAGAGTAGAGGGAGAGATCCCGGTGGATCCCCAGACGCTGCAGGTGGGATCCCTGGACCTGAGCTTTGCCGCTGACGGGATCCCCCTGGCGGAAGTGCCCGGCCTGCCGCCACTGCTGCAGGGGGTGCTGCAGGGATCCGGGCAGATCCGCGGCTCTCCGGACAACCTGCAGGTGGCTGGCGAGGCGCAGTTGCGCGGCTTGCAGGTGGGGGAGGTGGCCTTTGCCGACTTGGCCGGGCCCTTTAGCTGGTCTGCCCAGGGGACGGCGGTGGAGCTAGTGGGGGCGCGGGAGCGGCTGGCGCTGCAGTTGGATCCCCAGTTTCGGCCTGTGCAATTCCAGGTGCGGCGGGGCGAGGCGGAAGTGCGCGGCCAACGCCAGCAAGATGAACTGCAGGTGACGGCAAGCCAGTTGCCGCTGGCTTTGCTGGGAGGGTTGGCTGCCGGGCCCTGGGCTGGCCTGGGCGGAACCCTCAATGGGGAGGTGGCGCTTGACCTGGCCAGTGGCGCCGCTCGAGGTCGAGCTGCGGTCGAGGGGCTGCGGCTAGGCGATCTCGCGGTGCAGGGCCTCTCAGTGGATTTCGATTATCGCCCCAGCGACGACTCCCGCCCCGCTCGCCTGACCCTTGCCCAAGCCCAACTGGAGCTGTTCGAGAGCCTCTACACCGCCAGCGGCACTTTGGAGCTGCCGGCAACCTCTCTCCAGGCTGCTTTGGATCCCACCTCGGAAGTCCCCATTCCCCAAATCGACCTGCAGATCAGCACCCGTCAAGGCCGCTTGGAAGATATCGTCTCTACTTTCAAGTGGCGGGAGTGGAGCGATATCACCAGCCGCGGTTTTCGGCTGCCACCTTTGGGCCCTGCCGCTGTGTTAGAGACAGAGCCGGTCGGCCTGCCCGGCTATCCGCTGCTGCAACAACTGGAGTACTACGCCCAGATCCTGGCCGCCCACCTGGGGGCCCTGGCCAGCCGTATGGATCCCCGCATCCCGCCGCCCACCAGCCTGCAGGGGGAATTTCAGGCCAGCGTCAGCCTGGTCGGCAACCTCAACCGGCCCAGCGTCAGCTTTCAGCTCGAGGGCCAGAATTGGCAGGCCCAGGAGTTCAGCATCGAGAGCCTCACCGCCAGCGGCAGCCTGGTCGAAGGGGCGGTGGTGCTGCAGCCGCTGCTGTTGCGCAGTGGCGAACGCCAGGCCCTGTTCTCTGGCAAGGTGGGCCTGGAGGAACAGTCGGGATCCCTGCAAATCCAAGCATTTCCTCTGGCTTTGCTGGATCGCTTCCTGCCGGACGAGCTGGAGCTGCAGGGAGATCTCAACCTGGATGTGGAACTGGCAGGCAACCTGCGGGATCCCCGGGCCCGCGGCTCCCTGACGGTGGTCAACGCCCAGATCAACCAGGTGCCGCTGCGGGAGGTGGGGGGACAATTTGACTACAACCAGGGTCAACTGCGCCTGGAGGGCGCCCTGCTGGCCAACGGCGACGAGCCGATCCGCCTTTCCGGCCTGGTGCCCTACACCCTGCCCTTTGCGGAGGTGCGGGCCGCATCGGATCAGATCGACCTCACCCTGCAAGCCGAGAATGGCGGCCTGCGCCTGATCAACCTCCTCACCGACCAGGTGCGCTGGGAAGGGGGCCAAAGCCAACTGGAGCTGGCCATCCGCGGCAGCTTGCGAGAGCCCAGCCTGCAGGGGAACCTCAGCCTTAGCTCCGGGATCCTCAAGTTGGCCGCCCTGCCGGAGCCCATCACCGACCTGACCGGCCAAATTTTCTTTAACCTCAACCAATTGGAGGTGCGGGAGCTGCAGGGCCAGTTGGGGGGCGGATCCCTCTTGGCCAACGGCTTTTTGCCCGTCAACTCCCGCGGCGCCCTGCAGATGGACGAGACCTCGCCACCCCTAACGCTGCAACTGCAAGGGATCCAGCTCACCCTGCCCAACCTCTACACAGGCCGCCTGCAGGGGGAGGTGGTGGTGGGCGGCCTGCTGCTGCGGCCTTTGCTCGAGGGGCGCCTGGAGGTCTCCCAAGGGATCGTAGATGCCAGCCCCCGCCCTGAAAAAGGGGAAGCGGCGGCAGCTCCCGCAGACTCGACTCAGGCGGATCCCTTTTGGCAGCCGCGGCTCAACGGCCTGGAGCTGGTTTTGGGGCCCGGGATCCGCGTGCAGCGGCCCAACCTGTTTGAATTCCACGCCAGCGGCAGCTTGCGCCTGTTCGGCACTCCCCAAGACCTGCGTCCGGCGGGCACCATCGCCCTGGAGCGAGGCCGCGTCAGCCTGCCCATTGCCAACTTTCGCCTGGATCGCTCCCGCCCCAACACCGCCACCTTTGACCTGGACAACCCCTTCGATCCTTTCTTAAACCTGCGCCTGGTGACCCAAGCCTTCGAGGTCTATCGCTTTCCCCAGGATCTGTCCCCCTTCGACACCAACCGCAACCTGCCGGGATCGCAGCAGAGCATCGAGATCTTTGCCAACGTCAACGGGCGGGCCAGCCAGCTTGCGGCTGCGGATCCCCGCAACGGCGTTCTGACCCTTTCCAGCAGCCCCAGCCGCTCCCCCCAAGAGATCGTCGCCCTGTTGGGGGGAACAGCTTTGGCCCAACTCAACCCCGAAGCAGGGGTGGCCGGGCTGGCGGGAACGGCTTTGCTTAACGATGTGTTGGAGACGCTGCGGGACACCCTCGGCTTGGATGAGGTTCGCCTCAGCCCCGTTCCCCAGGTCGATACCCGTGCCCCCAGACGCTCCTCAGTCGGCCTGGCGCTGGAGGTGGCCCGCGATCTGGGGCCGGCTACTTCCATCTCGGTGCAGCGCAACCTGACGGATCCCTTTCAGCCCACCCGCTACAGCGCCCGCTACCGCCTCAACGACCAAACCCTCACCCGTGCCACCACCGACCTCGAGGGCAACAACGTCCTTTCCCTGGAGTTCGAGACCCGCTTCTGA
- a CDS encoding GNAT family N-acetyltransferase — protein sequence MLPSLVVYPVTLGDLEPVAEVLAQVFYPPLGLQRWLHPIHKLGIREDLRLKLAARDPHYCCLAAAVGCEVVATAEISLRAMAHGKYPYLANLAVLPPWRRRGIARQLLLSAEGVVQGWGYHQLYLHVVEDNLAARQLYAQLRYTPIQRTSQLWHWLGIPPQLLLCKWLP from the coding sequence GTGTTGCCCTCCCTCGTGGTCTATCCCGTCACGCTAGGTGATTTGGAGCCCGTGGCGGAGGTTCTCGCCCAGGTCTTTTACCCGCCCTTGGGTCTGCAGCGCTGGCTCCACCCGATTCACAAGTTGGGCATCCGCGAGGATTTGCGCCTCAAGCTGGCGGCCAGGGATCCGCACTACTGCTGCCTGGCGGCTGCGGTGGGATGCGAGGTGGTGGCCACTGCCGAGATCTCCTTGCGGGCGATGGCCCATGGGAAGTATCCCTATCTGGCCAACTTGGCGGTGTTGCCCCCTTGGCGGCGGCGCGGGATCGCGCGGCAGCTTTTGCTCAGCGCCGAAGGAGTGGTGCAAGGTTGGGGCTATCACCAGTTGTATCTGCACGTGGTGGAAGACAATCTGGCCGCCCGGCAGCTCTACGCCCAACTGCGCTACACTCCCATCCAGCGCACCTCTCAACTTTGGCATTGGCTGGGGATCCCACCCCAGCTTTTGCTCTGCAAGTGGCTGCCGTGA
- a CDS encoding glycerophosphodiester phosphodiesterase — protein sequence MAREIISTPPDYRFPTRIVAHRGDHTHAEENTLAAFAAAIEGGADGIELDVRRSRDGIPLVFHDAELEGQPLAALTWAEIRARKPTIPSLEEALLHVRGRIALDIELKEAGYEEQILALIGKLLTPAECVITSFLPQVAQRVKALLGGAAPQVGLLVEAQPEGEKGSLLTYCREVGADFLAPHYSWLDLPFLAAAAQARIPLYVWTVNDPEIMAFCLRPSGEEPPVRGLITDHPQLALQIRRQLWLAAED from the coding sequence ATGGCTAGAGAGATTATTTCAACTCCTCCAGACTATCGCTTTCCCACCCGGATTGTCGCCCACCGCGGGGATCACACCCACGCCGAGGAGAATACCCTGGCCGCTTTTGCGGCGGCCATCGAAGGCGGGGCCGACGGGATCGAGCTGGACGTGCGCCGCAGCCGCGACGGGATCCCGCTGGTTTTTCACGATGCCGAGCTGGAGGGGCAGCCGCTGGCGGCGCTCACTTGGGCGGAGATCCGCGCCCGCAAGCCCACGATCCCCAGCTTGGAAGAAGCGCTGCTCCACGTCAGGGGCAGGATTGCCCTCGATATCGAGCTGAAAGAGGCGGGCTACGAAGAACAGATCCTCGCCCTCATCGGCAAGCTCTTGACCCCTGCAGAGTGTGTGATCACCTCTTTTTTGCCCCAGGTGGCGCAACGGGTGAAAGCCCTTCTGGGAGGGGCTGCCCCCCAGGTTGGCCTGTTGGTGGAGGCGCAGCCGGAGGGAGAGAAGGGATCCCTCTTGACCTACTGCCGCGAGGTGGGAGCGGATTTTCTCGCCCCCCATTACTCTTGGCTGGACCTGCCGTTTTTGGCGGCGGCGGCCCAAGCCAGGATCCCGCTCTACGTCTGGACGGTCAACGATCCGGAGATCATGGCCTTCTGTTTGCGCCCGTCTGGGGAGGAGCCGCCGGTGCGGGGGCTGATCACCGACCACCCTCAGTTGGCGCTGCAAATTCGCCGCCAGCTCTGGCTGGCCGCAGAAGACTAA
- a CDS encoding HepT-like ribonuclease domain-containing protein codes for MSREWRFYLDDMIEFAKRVLEYTEGYTQEDFERDRRTYDATLRNIELIGEAATHIPAEVRNQNENIPWRQLIATRNRIIHAYLALDNDVLWSIIQSDMPQLLDNLQKLKRSLSDSPC; via the coding sequence ATGTCCCGTGAATGGCGTTTCTACCTAGATGATATGATTGAATTTGCCAAGCGAGTCCTTGAATACACAGAGGGGTACACTCAAGAAGACTTTGAACGGGATCGCCGAACCTATGATGCGACCTTGAGAAACATCGAGTTGATTGGTGAGGCAGCCACTCACATTCCTGCAGAAGTCCGTAACCAGAACGAAAATATTCCTTGGCGACAACTCATTGCCACTCGTAACCGTATCATTCATGCTTATCTTGCTCTAGACAACGACGTTTTGTGGAGTATCATCCAAAGTGACATGCCCCAACTGCTTGACAATTTACAGAAACTAAAGCGTAGTCTCTCCGATTCTCCCTGCTAA
- the bchB gene encoding ferredoxin:protochlorophyllide reductase (ATP-dependent) subunit B, which produces MKLAYWMYAGPAHIGTLRVASSFKNVHSIMHAPLGDDYFNVMRSMLERERDFTPVTTSVVDRQVLARGSDEKVIRNIVRKDGEEQPDLIVVTPTCTSSILQEDLHHFVRQAQLSSRCDVLLADVNHYRVNELQAAERTLHQIVEFYINKARKSGELSGPPRRTERPSCNILGISSLGFHHAHDLRELKKLLQDLGIELNLVIPQGASVHNLKHLGRAWFNVVPYRELGPMTARYLQEQFGTPYVEITPMGVVETARFIRQIQQVLNEQGIPVDYEPYIQEQTLYVSQAAWFSRSIDCQNLTGKKAVVFGDCTHAAAITKILAREMGVHVVWAGSYCTYDGEWFQAEVGGYCDQVLLTEDHTRVADAIAQVEPAAIFGTQMERHVGKRLRIPCGVISAPMHVQDFPIGYRPFLGYEGANQIVDLIYNSFTLGMEDHLLEVFGGHDTKEVIHKSLSADSDLIWTREAQAELNKVPGFVRGKVKRNTEKFARERGLTEITLEVMYAAKEALGA; this is translated from the coding sequence ATGAAATTGGCCTATTGGATGTACGCTGGCCCCGCCCACATCGGCACGCTGCGGGTGGCCAGTTCTTTCAAAAACGTTCACAGCATCATGCACGCTCCCCTGGGGGACGACTATTTCAACGTGATGCGTTCCATGCTGGAGCGGGAGCGGGACTTTACCCCGGTAACCACCAGCGTCGTTGATCGGCAGGTGTTGGCGCGGGGATCGGACGAGAAGGTGATTCGCAACATCGTCCGCAAAGACGGCGAGGAGCAGCCTGATCTCATTGTGGTTACCCCCACCTGCACCTCCAGCATTTTGCAGGAGGATCTGCATCACTTTGTGCGGCAGGCGCAGTTGTCCAGCCGCTGTGACGTGCTGCTGGCCGATGTCAACCACTATCGGGTCAACGAGTTGCAGGCCGCCGAGCGCACCCTGCACCAGATTGTGGAGTTCTATATCAACAAAGCCCGCAAAAGTGGGGAGTTGAGCGGCCCGCCCCGGAGGACGGAGCGTCCTTCCTGCAACATCCTCGGCATCTCCAGCCTGGGCTTTCACCATGCCCACGATCTGCGGGAGTTGAAAAAGCTGCTCCAGGATCTGGGGATCGAGCTCAATTTGGTGATCCCGCAGGGGGCCAGCGTCCACAATCTCAAGCACCTGGGGCGGGCCTGGTTTAACGTGGTGCCCTACCGGGAACTGGGGCCGATGACGGCTCGCTACCTGCAGGAGCAGTTTGGCACACCTTATGTGGAGATCACCCCCATGGGGGTGGTGGAAACAGCCCGCTTCATCCGCCAGATCCAGCAGGTTCTCAACGAGCAAGGGATCCCGGTGGACTACGAGCCCTACATCCAGGAGCAGACCCTCTACGTTTCCCAGGCGGCTTGGTTCTCCCGCTCCATCGATTGCCAAAATCTGACCGGCAAAAAAGCCGTGGTCTTTGGGGATTGCACCCATGCGGCAGCCATCACCAAGATCCTGGCCCGCGAGATGGGGGTTCATGTGGTCTGGGCGGGCAGCTATTGCACCTACGATGGCGAGTGGTTCCAGGCAGAGGTGGGCGGGTATTGCGATCAGGTGCTGCTGACCGAAGATCACACCCGCGTAGCCGATGCCATTGCCCAGGTGGAGCCTGCCGCCATCTTCGGCACCCAGATGGAGCGGCATGTGGGCAAGCGGCTGCGGATCCCTTGTGGGGTAATCTCGGCGCCCATGCACGTGCAAGATTTTCCCATCGGCTACCGGCCCTTTTTGGGGTATGAGGGCGCCAACCAAATTGTGGACCTAATCTACAACTCCTTTACCCTGGGCATGGAGGATCACCTGCTGGAGGTCTTCGGCGGCCACGACACCAAAGAAGTGATCCACAAGAGCCTGAGCGCCGATTCCGATCTCATCTGGACGCGAGAAGCCCAGGCGGAGCTGAACAAAGTGCCCGGCTTTGTGCGCGGCAAGGTGAAACGCAACACCGAAAAATTTGCCCGCGAGCGTGGCCTGACCGAGATCACCCTAGAGGTTATGTATGCGGCCAAGGAGGCTCTCGGGGCTTGA
- a CDS encoding STAS domain-containing protein — MRGSHEALENCQVFYLTGLLDAFSEPVFVKVVTKYLEEGSPNLILDLTGIDFIDSSGVGALVQLAKLAQSRGGIFQVVSNPRITQTVKLVRLEKFLSLRNSLQEALDHLAAEGGGRPEPDTRPDAAEARPEGPDGQAS, encoded by the coding sequence TTGCGCGGCAGCCACGAAGCGCTGGAGAACTGCCAGGTCTTTTACCTGACGGGCCTTCTGGATGCCTTTTCTGAGCCGGTCTTCGTTAAGGTGGTCACCAAATACCTAGAAGAGGGATCCCCCAATCTCATCCTGGATTTGACGGGGATCGACTTCATCGATAGCTCTGGCGTCGGTGCCCTGGTGCAATTGGCCAAGCTGGCCCAGAGCCGTGGGGGCATCTTTCAGGTGGTGAGCAACCCCCGCATCACCCAAACGGTGAAACTGGTGCGGCTAGAGAAGTTTTTGTCCTTGCGCAACTCGCTCCAAGAGGCCCTCGATCATCTGGCCGCAGAAGGTGGGGGACGTCCAGAGCCTGACACTCGCCCCGACGCCGCCGAGGCAAGGCCTGAGGGGCCAGACGGCCAAGCTTCCTGA